The genomic segment TTCGCGTACCGCCGGCCACCTCATCCGCGAACTGCAGCGCCGCAACCTGCGTTACGGCGTGGTGACCATGTGCGTTGGTGGCGGCATGGGCGCTTCTGGCCTGTTCGAGGCGGTGCGCTGACGGGACCTGCAAGTTTCAAGGCGCCAGTCGAACGCGTAGTTGGCCATCCGCGCCCGCTGGCCTGTAGCTACGTATCGGTGGGCTTCAGCCCACCGTCCGCTCAGCTTCGGCTGGATTCCAGCATGGTTTCCGGCCTGACCCACTGATCGAATTCCTCGTCGGTGAGATAGCCCAGCGCCAGTGCGGCTTCGCGCAAGGTGGTGCCTTCACCGTAAGCCTTCTTGGCGATCTCGGCGGCCTTGTCATAGCCGATGTGCGGATTCAGCGCGGTCACCAGCATCAGGCCGCGCTCCAGGTGTTCGGCCATGCGTGCGGCATCTGGTTCCAGGCCGACGATGCAGTGCGCGTTGAAGTTGCGGCAGCCGTCGCTCAGCAGGCGGATCGACTCGAGCAAGTTGTGCACGATCACCGGTTTGAACACGTTGAGCTGCAGGTGTCCCTGGCTGGCGGCGAAGCCGACCGTCACGTCATTGCCCATCACCTGACAGGCGAGCATCGAAAGCGCTTCGCACTGGGTCGGATTCACCTTGCCCGGCATGATCGAGCTGCCCGGCTCGTTGGCCGGCAGGCGCACTTCAGCGAAACCGCCGCGTGGGCCGGAACCGAGCAATCGCAGGTCGTTGGCGATTTTCATCAGCGCCGTGGCCAGGGTTTTCAGCGCGCCGGAGAGGGCGACTAGCGGTTCATGCCCAGACAACGCGGCGAACTTGTTCGGCGCCGAGACGAAGGGGAGACCCGACAGTGCGGCCAGCTCGGCGGCGATCGCTTCGGCAAAGCCGTGCGGCGCATTGAGCCCGGTGCCGACTGCCGTGCCGCCCTGGGCCAGCTCGAATACCGCAGGCAGCGTATGGCGAATCGCCTGCTCGGCGATATCCAGCTGGGCAACGAAGGCCGACAGTTCCTGGCCGAAGGTCACCGGCGTCGCATCCATCATGTGCGTGCGGCCGGTCTTGACCAATTGGCCGTGCCGCGCCGCCTGCTCGGCGATACCACCGGACAGCTCGGCGATGGCCGGCAGCAGGTCGTGGTGGACGGCGCGTGCAATAGCGATGTGCATGGCCGTCGGGAAGCAGTCGTTAGAACTCTGCGCGCGATTGACATGGTCGTTGGGATGCACCGGGCTCTTGCCGCCACGCGCCCCTCCCGCGAGCTCGTTGGCGCGTCCGGCGATCACCTCGTTGACATTCATATTGCTTTGGGTACCGCTGCCGGTCTGCCAGACCACCAGCGGAAACTGGTCGTCGTGCTGGCCATGGAGCACCTCATCGGCCGCCTGCTCGATCAGGCGTGCGATATCCGGCGGCAGATCGCCTATACGGTCGTTGACCCGCGCCGCGGCCTTCTTGATCAACGCCAGCGCGTGGCATACGGCAAGTGGCATGCGCTGCTCGCCGATGGCGAAATTGATCAGAGAGCGCTGTGTCTGTGCTCCCCAGTACGCCTGTTCCGGCACTTCCACTGGGCCCAGGCTGTCGGTTTCGGTGCGTGTCATGCCGTACTCCATCTATGAGGTCTTCCAGTTAGGTCGTCAGCTGTCGACACTGGTTCAATCGGTAGCCTGGCTGGCTCCTTGAGCGATTGGAACTCCACGCGCAGAATGTGTCCATTGAGGCTCATCCATCGTTCGACAAGGATCATCCAATGCGCGCTCTTCGTACTTTCGGGCTTCGTGCCTTTGGCCTCTGTGGCGTATTGTCGATCACGCTGCTCGCGGGTCATGCCAGCGCTGACACCCGCAGCCATGCGGCTCAGGCTGAGCGCTTTCTCGAACTGGTCAATGCCGACCGCATCGCGGTTCCGGTATACGCCCAGGTTCAGCAGATGTTCGCTGAGCGGTTCGCCCAGACCCAGGCGCCGGAAAGCAAACGGGGCCTGCTGGAAAGTTACCAATCCAAGGCCGACGCGGCGTTGGACAAAGCGATCGGTTGGGAAGAGGTCAAGCCGGATCTGGTAGCGCTGTACACCGAGACGTTCAGCGAGCCGGAGCTCACTCGATTGAATGAATTCTACGAATCCGAACTGGGTAAGAAGATGCTCACGCAGCTGCCGCAGCTCAACGCGCGTTCGGCGCAGGTGACCCAGACCAAGCTGCAGAATGCCGTGCCCCAGGTGAACAAATTACTGGCTGATATGACAGCCGAACTCGATACCCAGAAGAAACCTTGAGGGAGCCTGTCAGGCATGTCCAAACTATTCGCCATCGAAAATACCCTGCAGGCAGCCCTGCAGCCCATGTATCTGCAGGTGCTGGATGAGAGCCACATGCACAGCCGTGGGCAGGAAACCCACTACAAGGCGGTGATCGTCAGTGAGCAGTTCGCCGGCCTCAACGCGGTCAAGCGCCATCAGAAAGCATACGCCGCCATGGGTGAACTGATGCAGCAGATACATGCGCTCGCGCTGCACACCTATACCCCCGAAGAGTGGGCGAAGCAGGGCGCGGCGCCGGATTCTCCGGTCTGCGCCGGTGGACACAAATAAGCCCTGAGTAACCCACCTGGCTTTCGCTTGGTGCCTGGCGCACGTTTATTGATAGAATGCGCGCCGCGCCGGCTCACGCCGGCGTTGTCGTTTTCGTATTCCCGGTCCGCCCTTTACGTGGGTGACCACTGGAGGAAATTCCCCGCATGGCCCAGAACATCGTCGTCGCGGCGTTGTACAAGTTCGTCTCCCTGCCGGACTACGTCGCGTTGCGTGAGCCCCTGCTCGAAACCCTCAATGCCAATGGCATCAAGGGTACTTTGCTACTCGCCGAAGAAGGCATCAACGGCACGGTTTCCGGTACCCGCGAAGGTATCGATGCGCTACTCGCCTGGTTTCGCACCGATGTGCGCCTGGCTGACATCGACCACAAGGAATCCTATTGCGAAGAGCAGCCGTTCTATCGCACCAAGGTCAAGCTGAAGAAGGAAATCGTCACCCTGGGGGTGGCGGGCGTCGACCCCAATCAACGCGTCGGCACGTACGTCGAGCCGCAGGACTGGAACGCACTGATCGACGACCCCGAAGTGCTGCTGATCGACACCCGCAACGATTACGAAGTGGCCATCGGCACCTTCGAAGGCGCGATCGATCCACAGACCAAATCCTTCCGTGAATTCCCCGACTACATCAAGGCGCATTACGATCCGACCAAACACAAGAAGGTCGCGATGTTCTGCACCGGCGGCATTCGCTGCGAAAAGGCCTCCAGCTACATGCTGGGTGAAGGCTTCGAGGAGGTCTATCACCTCAAGGGCGGCATCCTTAAATACCTCGAAGAAGTGCCGCAGGAAGAGACCCGTTGGCGTGGCGACTGCTTCGTCTTCGATAACCGCGTGACCGTTCGCCATGACCTCAGTGAAGGCGATTTCGACCAGTGCCACGCTTGCCGCACGCCGATCTCGCTGGAGGACCGGCAATCGGAGCACTACGCTCCAGGTATCAGCTGCCCGCATTGCTGGAATACGCTCAGCGAGAAAACTCGCCACAGCGCGCGTGAGCGGCAGAAACAGATCGAGCTGGCGCTCAAGCGCAATCAGCCGCACCCGATCGGCCATAACTACCGCAAACAGGGCGCGTAACCTAAGCCGCTTGGCCAGATGGCGG from the Stutzerimonas stutzeri genome contains:
- a CDS encoding class II fumarate hydratase produces the protein MTRTETDSLGPVEVPEQAYWGAQTQRSLINFAIGEQRMPLAVCHALALIKKAAARVNDRIGDLPPDIARLIEQAADEVLHGQHDDQFPLVVWQTGSGTQSNMNVNEVIAGRANELAGGARGGKSPVHPNDHVNRAQSSNDCFPTAMHIAIARAVHHDLLPAIAELSGGIAEQAARHGQLVKTGRTHMMDATPVTFGQELSAFVAQLDIAEQAIRHTLPAVFELAQGGTAVGTGLNAPHGFAEAIAAELAALSGLPFVSAPNKFAALSGHEPLVALSGALKTLATALMKIANDLRLLGSGPRGGFAEVRLPANEPGSSIMPGKVNPTQCEALSMLACQVMGNDVTVGFAASQGHLQLNVFKPVIVHNLLESIRLLSDGCRNFNAHCIVGLEPDAARMAEHLERGLMLVTALNPHIGYDKAAEIAKKAYGEGTTLREAALALGYLTDEEFDQWVRPETMLESSRS
- a CDS encoding DUF2059 domain-containing protein; the encoded protein is MRALRTFGLRAFGLCGVLSITLLAGHASADTRSHAAQAERFLELVNADRIAVPVYAQVQQMFAERFAQTQAPESKRGLLESYQSKADAALDKAIGWEEVKPDLVALYTETFSEPELTRLNEFYESELGKKMLTQLPQLNARSAQVTQTKLQNAVPQVNKLLADMTAELDTQKKP
- a CDS encoding BolA family protein, whose translation is MSKLFAIENTLQAALQPMYLQVLDESHMHSRGQETHYKAVIVSEQFAGLNAVKRHQKAYAAMGELMQQIHALALHTYTPEEWAKQGAAPDSPVCAGGHK
- a CDS encoding rhodanese-related sulfurtransferase, whose translation is MAQNIVVAALYKFVSLPDYVALREPLLETLNANGIKGTLLLAEEGINGTVSGTREGIDALLAWFRTDVRLADIDHKESYCEEQPFYRTKVKLKKEIVTLGVAGVDPNQRVGTYVEPQDWNALIDDPEVLLIDTRNDYEVAIGTFEGAIDPQTKSFREFPDYIKAHYDPTKHKKVAMFCTGGIRCEKASSYMLGEGFEEVYHLKGGILKYLEEVPQEETRWRGDCFVFDNRVTVRHDLSEGDFDQCHACRTPISLEDRQSEHYAPGISCPHCWNTLSEKTRHSARERQKQIELALKRNQPHPIGHNYRKQGA